A DNA window from Methanofollis sp. contains the following coding sequences:
- a CDS encoding sulfide-dependent adenosine diphosphate thiazole synthase, producing the protein ITCAALLAEKGLKVGLFEKKLSIGGGMWGGGMMFPRIVVQAAAKRLLDHFGIASTEAEPGYYVAKSVESVSKLTAAACTAGAEFFNLIAVEDVVVKADGRVAGLVVNWSPVEMAGLHVDPLMIRCRAVVDATGHDATICHMVAKKGGDLPIRGEGYMWAERAEGRILDHTKEVFPGLFVCGMAANAVAGECRMGPIFGGMLLSGEKAAELAAAAVRP; encoded by the coding sequence CATCACCTGCGCCGCCCTGCTTGCGGAGAAAGGACTGAAAGTCGGCCTCTTTGAGAAGAAACTCTCCATCGGCGGCGGCATGTGGGGCGGCGGCATGATGTTCCCGCGGATCGTCGTCCAGGCCGCGGCAAAGCGCCTCCTCGACCACTTCGGCATCGCCTCCACCGAGGCCGAGCCAGGCTACTATGTCGCGAAGTCCGTCGAATCCGTCTCCAAACTCACCGCCGCCGCCTGCACCGCAGGCGCCGAGTTCTTCAACCTCATCGCCGTAGAGGACGTCGTCGTCAAGGCAGACGGCCGCGTCGCCGGCCTCGTCGTCAACTGGAGCCCGGTCGAGATGGCCGGCCTCCATGTCGACCCCCTCATGATCCGGTGCCGCGCCGTCGTCGACGCCACCGGCCACGACGCCACCATCTGCCATATGGTCGCAAAGAAGGGCGGCGACCTCCCGATCCGCGGCGAGGGCTATATGTGGGCCGAGCGGGCCGAGGGCAGGATCCTGGACCACACGAAGGAGGTCTTCCCAGGTCTCTTCGTCTGCGGTATGGCTGCGAACGCCGTCGCAGGAGAGTGCCGCATGGGCCCGATCTTCGGCGGCATGCTCCTCTCCGGCGAAAAGGCAGCCGAGCTTGCGGCGGCCGCGGTCAGGCCGTGA